The following are from one region of the Bacillus methanolicus MGA3 genome:
- a CDS encoding thiazole synthase, whose product MLKIGPYQFKSRLLLGTGKFPDFDVQKEAVKVSGAEILTFAVRRMNIYEPNQPNFLEKLEVTNFTLLPNTAGAKTAEEAVRIAKLAKASGLCDMIKVEVIGDDKTLLPDPIETLKASEMLLEEGFIVLPYTSDDVILARKLQELGVHAIMPGASPIGSGQGIVNPLNLSLIIEQATVPVIVDAGIGSPADAALAMEMGADGVLLNTAVSGAKDPVKMALAMKLAIEAGRMGYEAGRIPKKRYATASSPLEGMIV is encoded by the coding sequence ATGTTAAAAATAGGTCCATATCAGTTTAAATCGAGATTACTGCTTGGAACAGGGAAGTTTCCTGACTTTGATGTACAGAAAGAGGCGGTAAAAGTATCCGGTGCAGAAATTTTAACATTTGCGGTACGCCGTATGAATATTTATGAGCCGAACCAGCCGAACTTTTTGGAAAAACTTGAAGTTACAAATTTTACTTTGCTTCCTAACACAGCAGGAGCAAAAACGGCGGAAGAAGCGGTTAGAATTGCGAAACTGGCAAAGGCGTCCGGTTTATGTGATATGATAAAAGTAGAAGTTATTGGTGATGATAAAACACTTCTTCCAGACCCGATTGAAACGTTAAAGGCATCTGAAATGCTTCTAGAAGAAGGATTTATCGTTCTCCCTTACACTTCTGATGATGTAATATTAGCAAGAAAATTGCAGGAGCTTGGCGTGCATGCCATTATGCCCGGAGCTTCACCGATTGGTTCCGGTCAAGGAATTGTAAATCCGTTAAATTTAAGCCTGATTATCGAGCAAGCAACAGTACCTGTCATTGTTGATGCCGGAATCGGTTCACCGGCAGATGCAGCTCTAGCAATGGAGATGGGTGCAGATGGTGTTCTATTGAATACCGCTGTATCAGGTGCAAAAGATCCTGTGAAAATGGCTCTCGCGATGAAGCTGGCCATTGAAGCAGGAAGAATGGGGTATGAAGCAGGAAGAATTCCGAAAAAAAGGTATGCAACCGCCTCGAGCCCGCTGGAGGGAATGATCGTTTAA
- the thiS gene encoding sulfur carrier protein ThiS: MKLIINGDVVELSNEVRTIQDLLTHFNLQDKGAIVELNREILEKSEHAKAYLSDGDKIEIVHFVGGG, translated from the coding sequence ATGAAGCTCATTATAAATGGAGATGTAGTTGAACTGTCAAATGAAGTACGTACGATTCAGGATTTGTTGACTCACTTTAACTTGCAAGATAAAGGAGCCATTGTTGAACTGAATCGAGAAATTCTTGAGAAAAGTGAGCATGCAAAAGCTTATTTGTCAGATGGCGATAAAATAGAAATTGTTCATTTTGTGGGAGGCGGTTGA
- the opuFB gene encoding osmoprotectant update ABC transporter permease/substrate-binding subunit OpuFB (The ABC transporter OpuF is widely distributed in Bacillus species other than B. subtilis. OpuFA is the ATP-binding subunit, while OpuFB is a fusion of permease and substrate-binding subunits.), translating into MNNFIEILKERQSQLVNALIEHIQISFIALFFAVIIAIPLGIYLTKNKKVAEGIIGITAVLQTIPSLALLGLFIPLFGIGKVPAIIALVVYALLPILRNTYTGIKEVDSSLIEAAKAMGMNGRKRLLKVELPLAMPVIMAGIRTAMVLIVGTATIAALIGAGGLGDIILLGIDRNNTSLIILGAIPAALLAVLFDILLRKFERISFKKTITTLGVLTASGILFMVLPLLLGEEKKDIVIAGKLGSEPEILINMYKLLIEENTDLHVELKPGFGKTSFVFNALKSGSIDIYPEFTGTAISEFLKETAVSTDRKEVYEQARKGMLKQFNMIMLEPMDYNNTYALAVPQSTAEQYQLKSISDLKAVQQNIKAGFTLEFTDREDGYRGIQKLYDIHFKNVVTMEPKLRYHAINTGDINLVDAYSTDSELRQYHLVVLKDDKHLFPPYQGAPLLRKETVDKYPEIKEALNKLAGKITDDEMREMNYKVNVEGKSAEEVAREYLERKGLL; encoded by the coding sequence ATGAATAATTTTATTGAAATTCTAAAAGAAAGACAGTCTCAGCTTGTCAATGCTTTGATTGAACATATTCAAATTTCCTTTATTGCTCTCTTTTTCGCTGTCATTATCGCCATTCCGCTCGGCATTTACTTAACAAAAAATAAAAAAGTAGCTGAAGGGATCATCGGTATAACAGCCGTTCTGCAAACAATCCCTTCCCTTGCACTGCTTGGACTCTTCATTCCGTTATTTGGCATCGGAAAAGTTCCAGCTATTATTGCCCTTGTTGTTTATGCATTGCTTCCTATTTTAAGAAATACGTATACAGGAATCAAAGAAGTAGATTCTTCATTAATAGAAGCAGCAAAAGCAATGGGAATGAACGGCAGAAAAAGGTTGCTCAAGGTCGAACTTCCTCTTGCAATGCCTGTTATTATGGCCGGAATCCGGACTGCCATGGTATTAATCGTTGGTACAGCTACCATTGCTGCCCTTATTGGAGCTGGCGGTTTGGGGGACATCATTTTGTTAGGCATAGACCGAAATAACACATCCCTTATCATACTTGGGGCTATCCCCGCTGCTCTGTTAGCCGTACTCTTTGATATTTTGCTTCGAAAGTTTGAACGAATTTCTTTTAAAAAAACAATCACAACTCTGGGAGTGTTGACAGCCTCCGGCATCCTCTTCATGGTTCTTCCATTATTATTGGGAGAAGAAAAGAAAGATATTGTGATCGCAGGGAAGCTTGGTTCAGAGCCTGAAATATTAATAAATATGTATAAGTTACTCATTGAAGAAAATACTGATTTACATGTTGAACTGAAACCGGGATTTGGGAAAACATCTTTTGTCTTCAATGCATTAAAATCAGGGAGCATTGATATTTATCCTGAATTTACCGGAACAGCCATATCGGAATTTTTAAAAGAAACTGCTGTAAGCACTGACAGAAAGGAAGTTTATGAACAGGCAAGAAAAGGAATGCTGAAACAATTCAATATGATCATGCTGGAACCGATGGATTATAACAATACGTACGCACTAGCAGTTCCACAGTCCACCGCTGAACAATATCAATTAAAATCCATCTCCGATTTAAAAGCTGTACAGCAAAACATAAAGGCTGGCTTTACTTTAGAATTCACTGACCGTGAAGATGGATATCGCGGGATACAGAAACTTTATGATATTCATTTTAAAAATGTCGTTACAATGGAACCAAAACTCCGCTATCATGCGATCAACACGGGTGATATAAACTTGGTCGATGCTTATTCAACAGACAGTGAATTAAGACAATATCATCTCGTTGTCCTGAAGGATGATAAACATTTATTTCCTCCGTATCAGGGAGCGCCTCTCCTAAGAAAAGAAACGGTAGACAAATATCCTGAAATAAAAGAAGCATTGAACAAGCTTGCCGGGAAAATCACTGACGATGAAATGCGTGAGATGAATTATAAAGTAAATGTTGAAGGAAAAAGTGCTGAAGAAGTCGCAAGAGAGTATCTGGAAAGAAAAGGACTTCTATAA
- the gntK gene encoding gluconokinase, with the protein MVSSKYVIGVDIGTTSTKSVLFRVDGTVVSNSAVEYPLLSPKPSSAEQDPEEIFQAVIKTIKQTIQKSNVEPRNILCVSFSSAMHSVIAVDKEGRPLTKCITWADNRSSMWAEKIKNEMNGHQIYLRTGTPIHPMSPLSKLTWLRHEHQELFLNTYKFVSIKEYVFFKLFKKYIIDYSIASATGMFNLTSLKWDKEALAVAGVAEKQLSEPVPTTYRLTGLDETYAREMNLPSDTPFVVGASDGVLSNLGVNAIEPGVVAVTIGTSGAIRTVTDRPVTDSKGRIFCYALIEDHWVIGGPVNNGGITFRWVRDWLGSSEIETALRMGKDPYEILTEIAAKVNPGSDGLLFHPYLAGERAPLWDANARGSFFGLGLHHKKEHLIRAVMEGVIFNLYMVLLVIEELIGGPKKIQATGGFARSELWRQMMADIFNQEVYVPESYESSCLGAAIIGLYSLGEVNTLNVVSDMVGANYHHQPNKENVAIYQELIPIYIRLSQLLKEEYESIAVFQKKWI; encoded by the coding sequence ATAGTGAGTTCAAAATATGTTATCGGTGTTGACATTGGAACAACGAGCACCAAATCTGTTCTGTTTCGAGTTGATGGTACTGTTGTTTCGAATTCTGCAGTTGAATATCCATTATTGTCGCCTAAACCGTCCTCTGCAGAGCAAGATCCGGAAGAAATTTTTCAAGCTGTGATCAAAACGATTAAGCAAACAATACAAAAAAGCAATGTTGAACCAAGAAATATTCTTTGTGTATCTTTTAGTTCGGCTATGCATAGTGTTATTGCAGTGGACAAAGAGGGCAGGCCTTTAACGAAATGTATCACATGGGCGGATAATAGAAGTTCCATGTGGGCTGAAAAAATAAAAAATGAGATGAACGGACATCAAATTTATCTCCGTACGGGTACACCGATTCATCCGATGTCCCCTCTTTCAAAGTTAACTTGGCTTCGACATGAGCATCAAGAACTTTTTTTAAACACTTATAAATTTGTTTCGATTAAAGAATATGTCTTTTTTAAGCTTTTTAAGAAATATATTATTGATTACTCCATTGCTTCTGCTACTGGGATGTTTAATCTGACTTCTTTAAAATGGGACAAGGAAGCACTGGCTGTTGCGGGTGTTGCAGAAAAACAGCTTTCTGAGCCCGTTCCAACAACGTATCGGCTGACGGGATTGGACGAAACATATGCAAGAGAAATGAACTTGCCGTCAGATACCCCTTTTGTTGTAGGAGCTAGTGATGGAGTTTTGTCCAATTTAGGTGTCAATGCGATAGAGCCTGGAGTAGTGGCTGTCACCATTGGTACAAGCGGTGCAATTCGGACGGTAACGGATCGGCCTGTAACTGACTCTAAAGGAAGGATCTTTTGTTATGCTTTAATTGAAGATCATTGGGTGATTGGCGGACCTGTTAATAATGGCGGCATAACTTTCAGATGGGTTCGTGACTGGCTCGGTTCTTCTGAAATAGAGACTGCTTTACGCATGGGGAAAGATCCATATGAAATCCTTACAGAAATAGCAGCAAAAGTCAATCCGGGTTCGGATGGTTTATTATTCCATCCATATTTAGCGGGGGAAAGAGCGCCTTTATGGGATGCGAATGCACGAGGATCCTTTTTTGGGTTAGGTTTGCATCATAAAAAAGAGCACCTTATTCGGGCTGTTATGGAAGGCGTAATTTTCAATTTATATATGGTTCTTCTTGTCATAGAAGAACTAATAGGTGGGCCTAAAAAGATTCAAGCAACAGGAGGCTTTGCAAGGTCAGAACTATGGAGGCAAATGATGGCAGACATTTTTAACCAGGAAGTCTATGTCCCCGAAAGTTACGAAAGCTCATGTCTCGGTGCAGCAATTATTGGTTTATACAGTCTCGGTGAAGTAAATACATTAAATGTCGTTTCTGATATGGTAGGCGCCAACTACCATCATCAACCGAATAAAGAAAATGTTGCAATCTATCAAGAGTTAATTCCTATCTATATAAGACTTTCTCAATTGTTAAAAGAAGAGTATGAAAGCATTGCTGTTTTCCAAAAGAAATGGATTTAG
- a CDS encoding CBO0543 family protein yields MDRTILWALFIFGIILLIFSLRKPLFKDTILVFLMKAYFSSFFGVIVAEKNMIEYPVRFLSKYFETSILYEYFLYPIVCVYFYQTSYRSKFLGIILQDALYSAAITAVEVLCEKYTNLIEYRNWTWMYSFITLFLLSLFVRILMQLINKKEKLKG; encoded by the coding sequence ATGGATAGAACTATTTTGTGGGCATTGTTTATATTTGGAATTATTTTATTAATTTTCAGTTTAAGAAAACCTTTATTTAAAGATACGATTTTAGTTTTCTTAATGAAAGCTTATTTTTCATCATTTTTTGGCGTTATTGTTGCAGAGAAAAATATGATTGAATACCCTGTAAGGTTTTTAAGTAAATATTTTGAGACAAGCATTCTTTATGAATACTTTTTATATCCAATTGTTTGTGTCTACTTTTATCAAACATCTTATCGATCCAAATTTTTAGGCATTATTCTACAAGATGCATTATATTCTGCTGCTATAACGGCTGTTGAGGTTCTTTGTGAAAAATATACCAACTTAATTGAATACCGTAATTGGACTTGGATGTACTCGTTTATAACCCTTTTTCTTTTATCGCTTTTTGTTCGTATCCTTATGCAGTTGATTAACAAAAAAGAGAAATTGAAGGGATAG
- a CDS encoding ABC transporter ATP-binding protein, with the protein MIDFHNVSKRYADGTHAVKSLDLKINEGEFFVIIGPSGCGKTTTLKLINRLIDLSDGMIFINDKKISEYNIHELRWNIGYVLQQIALFPHMTIEENIAIVPELKKWSREQIQNRVNQLLEMVGLEPDQYRKRKPHELSGGQQQRVGVVRALAADPQIILMDEPFSALDPISREKLQDDMLHLKQSIKKTIVFVTHDIQEALKLGDRICVMKDGEIVQVGTPEDILHHPANEFVKEFIGISQNRYNENVTVEQFVREIDLQKISNNQGITIPSSLPLKKSLEMLVHQDELTVEKNGEIIGTINRKIIIQYFAERIGEREGGNE; encoded by the coding sequence ATGATTGATTTTCACAATGTATCTAAACGATATGCCGATGGCACACACGCTGTAAAATCCCTCGACTTGAAAATTAATGAGGGAGAATTCTTTGTCATCATTGGTCCAAGCGGATGCGGGAAAACGACAACACTAAAATTAATCAATCGTTTGATTGATTTATCAGACGGGATGATTTTTATCAATGACAAAAAAATAAGCGAATATAATATTCATGAATTACGCTGGAACATCGGCTATGTTCTCCAGCAGATCGCTCTCTTCCCCCATATGACAATCGAAGAAAACATTGCCATTGTACCGGAGTTAAAAAAATGGAGCCGAGAACAAATACAAAATCGTGTGAATCAGCTTTTAGAAATGGTTGGGTTGGAACCTGATCAATACCGCAAGCGGAAGCCACATGAACTTTCAGGGGGCCAACAACAGCGAGTAGGTGTCGTCCGTGCTTTAGCCGCCGATCCCCAAATCATTTTGATGGACGAACCTTTTAGTGCATTAGATCCGATCAGCCGCGAAAAGCTGCAAGATGACATGCTTCATCTTAAACAAAGTATTAAAAAAACAATTGTATTTGTCACTCATGATATACAAGAAGCTTTAAAGCTTGGAGACCGGATTTGCGTTATGAAAGATGGGGAAATTGTACAGGTGGGAACGCCGGAAGATATCCTTCACCATCCAGCCAATGAATTTGTAAAAGAATTTATCGGAATCTCCCAAAATCGATATAATGAAAATGTAACCGTTGAACAATTCGTTCGCGAAATCGATTTACAAAAAATTTCTAACAATCAAGGGATAACGATCCCATCCTCCCTGCCTTTAAAAAAATCTCTTGAAATGCTTGTTCATCAAGATGAGCTGACTGTAGAAAAAAATGGCGAAATAATCGGAACAATAAACAGAAAAATAATTATTCAGTATTTTGCCGAAAGAATCGGAGAAAGAGAGGGAGGAAATGAATAA
- a CDS encoding class I SAM-dependent methyltransferase, translating to MSLNLQSVQGTMLIPLWGRATASEKNPDILYDKEAIEIIAGCDFNFTEIAKTFGEYGGISYIVRARKVDDTIRAFIEKHPRASIVNIGAGLDTTFSRVDNGTINWYNLDLPDAIAFRKTLIADSPRNISIAKSFFDVSWFDDVIFNEDDGILFVAAGVFYYFQENQLKRIFQEMSLRFPGGELYFDAESKFALKISNRTVEKTGNKGAKMYFYVNNPKVFEDWSSKIKVLSCESYFKGIPVSKKWESGTRVMVRVVDLLKMMKFVYLRFERK from the coding sequence ATGTCATTAAATTTACAATCCGTTCAGGGCACAATGCTAATACCTCTTTGGGGACGTGCTACTGCCAGTGAGAAGAATCCAGATATTTTGTACGACAAGGAAGCGATAGAGATCATTGCAGGTTGTGATTTTAATTTTACCGAAATAGCCAAGACCTTTGGAGAATACGGAGGCATAAGCTATATAGTACGAGCACGAAAAGTTGACGATACCATCCGAGCTTTTATAGAAAAACATCCTCGGGCCTCTATAGTAAACATCGGTGCGGGACTTGATACTACATTTTCAAGAGTTGATAATGGCACAATTAACTGGTACAACCTTGATTTACCAGATGCAATAGCTTTCAGAAAAACTCTTATCGCTGACTCTCCGAGGAACATCAGCATTGCTAAATCATTTTTTGATGTTTCATGGTTTGACGATGTGATATTTAATGAGGATGACGGCATACTTTTTGTAGCTGCTGGCGTTTTCTACTATTTTCAGGAAAACCAACTCAAACGAATATTTCAGGAAATGTCGCTTCGCTTTCCAGGCGGCGAATTGTATTTCGATGCGGAATCAAAATTTGCGTTAAAGATTTCAAATCGTACGGTGGAAAAAACGGGGAACAAGGGTGCTAAAATGTATTTCTATGTCAACAATCCAAAAGTATTTGAAGACTGGTCGTCAAAAATCAAGGTATTATCCTGCGAATCGTACTTCAAAGGTATACCCGTAAGCAAGAAGTGGGAAAGTGGAACTCGTGTAATGGTGAGGGTTGTAGATTTATTAAAGATGATGAAGTTTGTTTATTTGCGTTTCGAGAGAAAGTAA
- the thiO gene encoding glycine oxidase ThiO encodes MTTSYDVIIVGGGVIGSSIAFHLAKKKRKVLLVEKDRIGCEASSAAAGMLGAQAEITEAGPLYDMAQTSRSLFPAISEELKECSGIDIHLVRKGLLKVARSEDEGNELKRLISFYQKQGQRAEWLSIEELIEKEPNLSRDLAGAMYLPDDGHVLAPELTFAFARAASILGVCLREYTTTTGVIIQNDRIIGIETNVGNFYSDTVVVTSGVWSGMLLQQTGLHLPLYPVKGECFSLLYSASPITATVISEGCYIVPKQRGRLIVGATMAEGQYDKKVTLKGIRDLLTISETILPNIVEGEWEKAWAGLRPQTPDGLPYMGKHPEIEGLFIAAGHFRNGILLSPITGRWMTELIEGERQEETLQPFRVDRYSKTLITR; translated from the coding sequence ATGACAACCAGTTATGACGTTATTATTGTTGGAGGCGGAGTGATTGGCAGTTCAATTGCCTTTCATTTGGCAAAAAAGAAACGAAAGGTCCTGTTAGTCGAAAAAGACCGAATTGGATGCGAGGCATCAAGCGCAGCAGCGGGAATGCTTGGCGCACAGGCGGAAATTACAGAAGCCGGGCCTCTTTATGACATGGCGCAAACGAGCAGAAGTCTGTTTCCGGCCATATCAGAGGAACTAAAAGAATGTTCAGGTATTGATATTCACCTAGTGAGGAAAGGGTTATTAAAGGTAGCTAGATCAGAAGACGAAGGCAATGAGTTAAAGAGACTCATATCATTCTACCAGAAGCAAGGACAAAGAGCTGAATGGTTGTCTATTGAAGAGCTGATTGAAAAAGAACCGAACCTTTCTCGTGATCTTGCAGGTGCTATGTATCTGCCAGATGATGGACATGTGCTTGCTCCGGAATTAACTTTTGCTTTTGCAAGGGCAGCCTCCATTTTAGGTGTGTGTTTACGAGAGTACACAACAACAACAGGAGTCATTATTCAAAATGACCGGATTATTGGCATTGAAACAAATGTCGGTAATTTTTACAGTGATACGGTTGTAGTGACATCAGGTGTCTGGTCAGGAATGTTGCTGCAACAAACCGGCCTTCATCTTCCATTATATCCTGTGAAAGGGGAGTGTTTTTCTTTACTATATTCGGCATCACCGATTACCGCTACCGTTATTTCGGAAGGATGCTACATTGTGCCAAAACAACGGGGCCGTCTCATCGTTGGCGCTACCATGGCAGAAGGACAATATGATAAAAAGGTTACTTTAAAGGGAATTAGGGACCTTTTAACAATTTCAGAAACAATATTACCGAACATTGTTGAGGGCGAATGGGAAAAAGCTTGGGCAGGCCTTCGTCCCCAAACTCCTGATGGGTTGCCTTATATGGGCAAGCATCCTGAAATTGAAGGGTTATTTATTGCGGCAGGCCATTTTCGCAACGGAATATTGCTTAGTCCGATCACAGGTCGGTGGATGACAGAGCTGATCGAAGGCGAACGGCAGGAAGAGACGTTGCAGCCGTTTCGGGTAGACCGGTATTCAAAAACCCTGATAACGAGGTGA
- a CDS encoding S8 family peptidase, which translates to MGKLSKSLLAISIVILLSIGSIFLLQNDKETTNNPNLENRFQAPSKIQNIKHNKNVLHINSIEMGETIKNHLRNDPSVSLIKHNNKNESHYHKREVTVKFSRHPDNPEIARMTNDINGNVVKYLDSTIVFKSNELSTSELIQYFNSQPDVIFAEPNYIYLQNQISFPNDLLYREQYQWNLPVIQTEAGWDITKGDEKIIIAVVDTGVDLNHPDLRKRLTKGYNVLENNDYPDDDNGHGTHVAGIIASETNNREGIAGITWYNKIMPIKAMGAEGYGSTFDIAKGIIWAADHGAKVINLSLGNYHPSSLMKEAVKYAFEKNAVIISAAGNDNSNHPSFPAAYPEVLGVSAVSYSGQRAPFSNYGDYIDVSAPGVQIPSTYFNKQYAALSGTSMASPHVAGLAGLILSANPNLTNKDVMNIIKSTAYDLGAPGKDNDFGSGLIDVQKALQAVHSK; encoded by the coding sequence ATGGGAAAACTTTCAAAATCTTTACTTGCCATTTCAATTGTTATTCTTTTATCGATTGGTTCAATTTTTCTTCTCCAAAATGATAAAGAAACCACTAACAATCCAAACCTTGAAAACCGATTTCAAGCCCCTTCCAAGATTCAAAATATTAAACATAATAAGAATGTTCTTCACATCAACAGCATTGAAATGGGAGAAACCATTAAAAATCACTTAAGAAATGACCCTTCCGTCTCTCTGATTAAACACAATAATAAAAATGAAAGCCATTATCATAAAAGAGAAGTAACCGTTAAATTTTCGCGCCATCCTGACAATCCGGAAATTGCCAGAATGACAAATGACATTAATGGAAATGTCGTCAAATACTTGGATTCTACGATCGTATTTAAGTCCAACGAACTTAGCACTTCAGAACTGATTCAATATTTTAACAGCCAGCCCGATGTCATATTTGCTGAACCTAATTATATTTATCTGCAAAATCAAATTAGTTTTCCAAATGATTTGCTCTATCGTGAACAATACCAGTGGAATCTGCCTGTTATTCAAACTGAAGCCGGCTGGGATATTACAAAAGGCGATGAAAAAATCATCATTGCAGTTGTAGATACAGGAGTTGATTTGAATCATCCGGATTTGCGTAAGCGACTGACAAAAGGTTACAACGTGCTGGAAAACAACGATTATCCTGATGACGATAATGGCCATGGTACACACGTAGCAGGTATTATCGCGTCTGAAACGAATAACCGTGAAGGAATCGCCGGCATAACCTGGTATAACAAAATCATGCCAATAAAAGCCATGGGAGCTGAAGGATACGGTTCCACCTTTGATATTGCAAAAGGTATCATTTGGGCAGCGGACCATGGAGCCAAAGTAATAAATTTGAGTTTAGGAAATTACCACCCCTCTTCACTTATGAAAGAAGCGGTCAAATACGCTTTTGAAAAAAATGCTGTAATTATTTCGGCTGCGGGCAATGATAACTCAAACCATCCCAGCTTTCCGGCTGCTTATCCGGAAGTTCTTGGAGTATCAGCAGTCAGTTACAGTGGCCAACGTGCGCCTTTCTCAAATTATGGGGATTATATCGATGTATCTGCACCGGGAGTTCAAATCCCAAGCACATACTTCAACAAGCAGTATGCGGCCTTGTCCGGTACATCGATGGCTTCTCCCCATGTCGCCGGGCTTGCAGGACTGATCCTGTCTGCGAACCCAAATTTAACAAATAAAGATGTTATGAACATTATCAAAAGTACCGCCTATGACCTGGGAGCCCCGGGAAAAGATAATGACTTCGGCAGTGGATTAATTGATGTACAAAAGGCACTCCAAGCTGTTCATAGCAAATAA
- a CDS encoding thiazole biosynthesis adenylyltransferase ThiF, whose product MSERYSRQELFAGIQKEGQKKLSSKHVLIIGAGALGTGNAEILVRAGVGKLTIVDRDYVEWSNLQRQQLFSEKDAENRMPKAIAARERLLQINSDVQIESHIMDVGIQEMEELTEDVDLILDATDNFDIRLLINDISQKRKIPWIYGACVGSYGLSYTIIPGKTPCLSCLLESVPMGGATCDTAGIIAPAVQMVVVHQTSEALKILVEDRKALRNTLVSFDLWNNHYVAMNVDKMKKADCPSCGEAPIYPYLQPENQTKTAVLCGRNTVQIRPPERIERDLNQLAETLSRVGGKVEKNPYLVSFIQGDHRLVVFKDGRVLVHGTKDIAEAKSLYHRFIG is encoded by the coding sequence ATGAGCGAGCGGTATTCCAGGCAAGAATTGTTTGCCGGAATTCAAAAAGAAGGGCAGAAAAAGCTGTCTTCTAAACATGTATTGATTATCGGCGCCGGTGCTCTTGGTACCGGCAACGCTGAAATACTAGTCCGTGCAGGTGTTGGCAAATTAACGATCGTTGACCGCGATTATGTTGAATGGAGCAATCTTCAACGACAACAACTTTTCAGCGAAAAAGACGCGGAAAATCGAATGCCGAAAGCGATTGCAGCAAGGGAGCGGCTGCTGCAGATCAATTCGGATGTTCAGATTGAATCGCACATTATGGACGTGGGCATTCAAGAAATGGAAGAATTAACTGAAGATGTTGACCTTATTCTTGATGCTACTGATAACTTTGATATCCGTTTGTTAATTAATGACATTTCACAAAAACGTAAGATTCCTTGGATTTATGGAGCTTGTGTCGGAAGTTATGGTTTAAGCTATACAATTATACCCGGAAAAACGCCATGTTTAAGCTGTCTTCTTGAAAGTGTTCCTATGGGTGGAGCAACTTGCGACACAGCCGGAATTATCGCACCTGCCGTGCAAATGGTTGTTGTCCATCAAACGTCGGAAGCGTTAAAAATTTTAGTTGAGGACAGAAAAGCTTTGCGGAATACGCTCGTTTCGTTTGATCTCTGGAACAATCATTATGTGGCCATGAATGTTGATAAAATGAAAAAAGCAGATTGCCCATCCTGCGGAGAAGCTCCCATCTATCCGTATTTACAACCAGAAAATCAAACAAAAACAGCGGTTCTTTGCGGAAGGAATACAGTGCAAATCAGACCTCCTGAACGAATTGAAAGGGATTTGAATCAGTTGGCAGAAACACTTTCTCGTGTAGGTGGAAAGGTTGAGAAGAATCCATACCTTGTTTCGTTTATACAAGGGGATCATCGTCTTGTCGTTTTTAAAGACGGAAGAGTGCTAGTCCACGGTACAAAAGATATTGCAGAGGCGAAAAGCTTGTATCATCGCTTTATCGGATAA